The following nucleotide sequence is from Flavobacterium sp. N1736.
TCATTGGCGTTTTACAATCGGTTTTGAATAAAAAGAAAATTCAATGCGCGTGTTTAGGAGCAGTTTTTAACTTACCTATGAGTACTGTGACCATTATTGAAGATGGTTTAATGATTATAATGAGTTTAATTATGATTTTAACATTGATCTAAATGAATTATAAAAAACCACTTTTAACGTTATTATTGCCGTTGCTTTTTACACAATTTATGCTCTCGCAAAAGATTGTTCGTTACGATTTACACGTTCGGGATACGATTGTCAATTTTTCGGGAAAAGAAAAACGCGCTCTAACCGTTAACGGACAAATCCCGATGCCGACATTAACTTTTACCGAAGGCGATATTGCAGAGATTTATGTGCACAACGATTTAAAAAACGAAGATACAGCGTTGCATTGGCACGGATTGTTTCTGCCAAATAAAGAAGACGGAGTTCCGTATTTAACGCAAATGCCTATTAAACCCGGAACTACGCACAAATATACATTCCCAATTATTCAAAATGGAACCTATTGGTATCACAGTCATTCGGGTTTGCAGGAACAAATAGGTTTGTACGGGCTTTTTATTATCAACAAAAAGAAAGACGATCCTACCTTTAGAAAAGGAATTGATGATTTGCCAACAGTTCCGGTAATTTTAAGCGAATGGACAGATCTAAAACCTGAGAATGTGCAACGAATGCTGCACAACGCCAACGATTGGTTTGCCATAAAAAAAGGAACAACCCAAAGTTATGCCGAAGCCATTCAAAAAGGACAATTTTCGACAAAAGTCACCAACGAATGGAAACGCATGAACGCGATGGATGTCAGTGATGTTTATTATGAAAAATTCCTGATTAATGGAAAAAATGAAGATCAGCTTTCGCAATTTAAAGCGGGCGATAAAGTTCGATTACGAATTGCAAACGGTGGCGCCTCAAGTTATTTCTGGCTAACATATGGTGGCGGAAAAATAACGGTTGTTGCCAGCGATGGAAACGATGTTGAACCTGTAGAAGTCGACCGATTGATTATTGCGGTTTCTGAAACCTATGATATTGTAATTACAATTCCTGAAGATCATAAATCATTTGCTTTTTTGGCTACAGCCGAAGACAGAACCGGATCTGCTTCTTTGTTTTTAGGCGAAGGAACTAAACAGCCTGTTTCACATCTTTCAAAATTAAAATATTTTGAAGGTATGAAAATGATGAATGATATGATGCGAATGAACGGCGAAATGAATGATATGGGTATGAAAATGTCGCTCAATAAAATGGACATGAATGCCGTAATGTATCCTGAAATTTCCGGTGAAGATGAATCAACTAAAGTTGAAGATCATTCCGGTCATAATATGGAAAGCATGGAAATGGAGGATATGAAAATGGCAAGCGACTCGACTGAAGTTGCCGAAATCACAACTTTGAATTACGGAATGCTAAAATCTCCTGCCAAAACAACGCTGCCAAAAGACGCTCCGGTAAAAGAATTACGTTTTGAATTATCCGGAAACATGAATCGCTATGTTTGGAGTTTAGACAATAAAGTGATTTCTGAAACAGATAAAATCTTAATTAAAAAAGGCGAAACTGTTCGGATTACATTATATAATGGATCGATGATGCGTCACCCAATGCATTTACACGGTCACGATTTCAGGATTATTAATGAACATGGCGATTATTCTCCGCTAAAAAATGTAATTGATATTATGCCGATGGAAACCGACACAATCGAATTTCAGGCAAATGCCGATGGTGATTGGTTTTTTCATTGTCATATATTATATCACATGATGGCGGGAATGGGGCGCATTTTTAGTTATGAAAATTCAGCACCAAATCCGTTAATTCATCATCCTGAAATGGCATACAAAATGCTAAAAATGGATGATCGTATGTTTCATTTTATAGGCGAAAATGATTTTGCTTCAAACGGAAACGACGGTGAAGCAATGTACAGCAACACGCGCTGGAGCATTGGAACGGAATGGCGATTGGGTTACAACGATAAATACGGTTATGAAACCGAAACACATATTGGTCGATATATTGGCAAAATGCAATGGTTCATGCCTTTTATAGGTTTTGACTGGAGATATAGAAAAATGGGAATGGATGAACAGGAACAAAATCTTTTTGGACAAACGAATACAAAAGACAATCGTTCGGTTTTTAGTGCAGGTTTAGAATATACTTTGCCAATGCTGATAAAAGCTCAGGTTGAGGTTTATACCGATGGAAATGCTCGGCTTCAATTAGAAAGAAAAGATATTCCGCTTTCCAGACGTTTGCGAATGAACCTGATGTGGAATACTGACAAGGAATATATGGCGGGTTTAAAATATATTGTGACAAGAAACTTTGGGATCACGACCCATTATGACAGTGATATGGGAATTGGTTTTGGGTTTAATTTGAATTATTAAAAATTAAAGCTAAATATTGCTTTCTAATTTTGCCACTGATTAAAGGATTAAAATGATTAAAAAATTCGGGTTAATCTATTTAATCTGTCGCCAGCGAATTTTAACTTCTTTATAAGAATCAAGACTAATAAATGTCTTTATATTTGAAAACATCTTCAATCAAAAAAAGAAAGTACCTAAACAATTAATTATACTAAAAATGAAAAAATTATTTACCGTTTTAGCAATCGCTTTATTTACAATTGGATTACAGGCACAAGACACAAAACCAGCTCCTAAAAAAGAAAAAGCTAAAAAAGAATGCTGCAAAAAATCAGCAAAAGACAAAAAAGCATGTTGTGCTAAAAAGTAATCAAATATTGATTTCAACAAAAAAGACCTCGAATTGAGGTCTTTTTTTATGGTTTATTTTTTTTGTCGCAGATTTTTCTTTTCTAATTCAACGGATTAAAATCCGTCCATTTTAATTTTTAATTCTTTTAATCTGTGCAATCTGTGGCAAAAAAAACTTTAAAATCTATTTCAATCTAACACTCCATTCAAAATCCATTTCAGAAACCTGAACTCCTTTTTCATCTGTTCCAATAGATTTCATCCAGAAAGTCTGACCCTCGCCTGTTGCAATTGTATTTTGAATAGCTTCGGCGATTAAATGTCCGTCGTTACAGACAAAAGTGATTCTTCCGGTTGCTTTTTTCGTAAAGTTACCTTTATTGTTGGCAACCAGCATTGATATTTTTCTTCCGCTTTGTTGAATTTGAGAAATCACTAAAGCTCCGGTTGTTAATTCTGCTGCCATTGCCTGTACAGCAAAATACATCGAATTGAATGGATTTTGATTTATCCAGCGATGTTTTACACTTACGATACATGTTTTATCATCGATAGCTTTAACACGCACGCCGCAAATGTACGCCGATGGTAATTTGAATAATACAAATTTGTTGAGTTTAGAAACTGAAATTGCCATGTGATTTATTTTTTTAGTAAAAATACAAAAAAACTATGCACGCACAATATATCACTATTACTTTCCTAATTTCTCAATAAATACAGGCATTTACGCTGATTTTCAGTGTTTTTTCAGCTCAATTAAAACTTTATATTTGTTAAATTTATGTTAATATTTGGTACTATGCAAAACAAGATACTGTCTTTTGGCTATATATTTGTATAAGAAATTACTATATGCTTTTAATCATGGAAACAACAACACCACTCATCATGGAAACAACATCAGAAAGGAACACTGCAACGTTCACACATTTAAGTACTTTAAGTCAGTACATTATTCCGTTTGGAAACTATATTTTTCCAATATTAATATGGACGAGTTACAAAGACAAATCAGAATTTGTAAATCACCACGGAAAACAAGCATTAAATTTTCAATTAAGTTTATTGCTTTACACTTTGATTTTGGCTTTAATTGCTATTCCGATTTTTGTCATTTTATTTTTTCAAAACCTTCCAATGGAAGCTGTTTTTAACGATGAAGATTTCGTTATCAGAAATTTTAATTTCGAAGGCAATATTGGTTTATTAACAATTGGTATAACAGCTGTAGTACTTTTTGGATTGCTAAAAGTTGTTGAATTCTTTTTAGTGATTTATGCTTCAATAAAAACATCAAACGGAGAATATTATAAATATCCGCTAACGATTCCTTTTATAAAGTAAATTATCTGGAAATTAAAAGTTATAGTCGAAACTCCACAGACAATCAATCAGAATAGTTTCGAAATCAATCATCAATCAATCATCATCAATCAAAAAACGAATTGTTCAATCTAAAAAAAACAAAATGAAATTATGAACATTGAAAACACAAAAGCACAGATGCGCAAAGGTGTTCTTGAATTTTGCATCTTATCTGTTTTAAAAGAAAAAGACGCATATACCTCAGAAATATTAGACACTTTAAAAAACGCAAAATTACTAGTGGTTGAAGGTACGGTTTACCCTCTTTTAACCAGGCTCAAAAACGACGGTTTACTGAATTACAGATGGGAAGAATCGACATCAGGACCACCACGAAAATATTATGGATTAACCGAAATAGGACAAACTTTTTTAAACGAACTTAGCGGTACCTGGACAGAATTGTCTGACGCCGTAAAACTAATCACCAATCAAAATCAATAGTCATGAACAAAACAGTAAATATTAACTTAGGAGGCATGTTTTTTCACATCGATGAAGATGCATACTTAAAATTAACGCGCTATTTTGACGCCATAAAACGATCATTAAACAACTCATCCGGTCAGGATGAAATTATTAAAGATATCGAAATGCGTGTTTCTGAATTATTAACAGAA
It contains:
- a CDS encoding PadR family transcriptional regulator, which produces MNIENTKAQMRKGVLEFCILSVLKEKDAYTSEILDTLKNAKLLVVEGTVYPLLTRLKNDGLLNYRWEESTSGPPRKYYGLTEIGQTFLNELSGTWTELSDAVKLITNQNQ
- a CDS encoding multicopper oxidase family protein codes for the protein MLSQKIVRYDLHVRDTIVNFSGKEKRALTVNGQIPMPTLTFTEGDIAEIYVHNDLKNEDTALHWHGLFLPNKEDGVPYLTQMPIKPGTTHKYTFPIIQNGTYWYHSHSGLQEQIGLYGLFIINKKKDDPTFRKGIDDLPTVPVILSEWTDLKPENVQRMLHNANDWFAIKKGTTQSYAEAIQKGQFSTKVTNEWKRMNAMDVSDVYYEKFLINGKNEDQLSQFKAGDKVRLRIANGGASSYFWLTYGGGKITVVASDGNDVEPVEVDRLIIAVSETYDIVITIPEDHKSFAFLATAEDRTGSASLFLGEGTKQPVSHLSKLKYFEGMKMMNDMMRMNGEMNDMGMKMSLNKMDMNAVMYPEISGEDESTKVEDHSGHNMESMEMEDMKMASDSTEVAEITTLNYGMLKSPAKTTLPKDAPVKELRFELSGNMNRYVWSLDNKVISETDKILIKKGETVRITLYNGSMMRHPMHLHGHDFRIINEHGDYSPLKNVIDIMPMETDTIEFQANADGDWFFHCHILYHMMAGMGRIFSYENSAPNPLIHHPEMAYKMLKMDDRMFHFIGENDFASNGNDGEAMYSNTRWSIGTEWRLGYNDKYGYETETHIGRYIGKMQWFMPFIGFDWRYRKMGMDEQEQNLFGQTNTKDNRSVFSAGLEYTLPMLIKAQVEVYTDGNARLQLERKDIPLSRRLRMNLMWNTDKEYMAGLKYIVTRNFGITTHYDSDMGIGFGFNLNY
- a CDS encoding DUF4870 domain-containing protein, with product METTTPLIMETTSERNTATFTHLSTLSQYIIPFGNYIFPILIWTSYKDKSEFVNHHGKQALNFQLSLLLYTLILALIAIPIFVILFFQNLPMEAVFNDEDFVIRNFNFEGNIGLLTIGITAVVLFGLLKVVEFFLVIYASIKTSNGEYYKYPLTIPFIK
- a CDS encoding DUF4442 domain-containing protein, which codes for MAISVSKLNKFVLFKLPSAYICGVRVKAIDDKTCIVSVKHRWINQNPFNSMYFAVQAMAAELTTGALVISQIQQSGRKISMLVANNKGNFTKKATGRITFVCNDGHLIAEAIQNTIATGEGQTFWMKSIGTDEKGVQVSEMDFEWSVRLK